Part of the Penicillium digitatum chromosome 4, complete sequence genome is shown below.
GTCCTTGGAAAGACGTCCGGGATCCCGAAACTGATGAGCCCAAGTCTTTTGAATCGGTGACCAAGGTTCCTTTCCCCACGATCACTGTGCCAAACCCTGTACCGAACGGCGCGCGTCCTCTCTTCCCGGAGGTCTATCTTTCGGTGTATGCCAACCAGGAAGTAGACACCGTTCCTGCAATCACAGACATCTCCTCGTCGCTTATTCGAGATGCACTGGTTGATACTATCAATCTCCTTGACTTCAACCGTGTTGCTACGGCCAAGTTCCTGATCGATATCGACTGCTATTTTACCCCTACCACGTTCGTGAAGCGTGCCACGCCTTTCGACCGAATGCGCGAGTTCATTGGAGAGTTGCAGCCGTGGAAGCCCGAGGATGTTGCAGTGGATGCAGTGTTCTCGCAGCTATTTCAATTGCCAGCATCAGAGCACAAACTCGTTTACTATCACTCTGTTCTCACCGAGTGCTGCAAGATTGCCCCGGCGGCAATTGCGCCAAGTTTGGGCCGTGCAATCCGATTCTTGTACAACAGCCTGGAGACCATGGATTTGGAGCTCAGCAACCGTTTCCTGGACTGGTTCGCTCACCACTTGAGTAACTTCGGATTTACATGGAAATGGAGCGAGTGGTAAGTCGAGAAATGTCAGCTTCCACGCGTTGTTATCAGTGATCTAACAATCTCACAGGACCGACGATCTTGATCTGCCCGCCATAGATCCGAGAATGGCGTTTATATATGGTGCTTTGGACAAGGAAATTCGGTTGAGCTTTGCGCAGCGCATTAAGGGAACTCTTCCTGATCCCTACCCCAAGTTGATCACACCAGGCAAAGAGAAGGATACTCCCGAGTTCAAATTTTCCTCTGAAAGTAACTTTTCTTCGAGCTCAAATAGCAGGGAATACTTGCTAACGTGAATTTCTAGTGGCACCGTACTCCAACGAAGGGCAAGAACTCATGCAGCTCATTCGGAAAAAGGCTAGCGACGAAGAAATTCAGCCAGTTATCACAGCCATCGAAGACCAGGCGAAGAGCCAGGGCGTCGACGACCCTAAGATACCCTCGACAGATGCATTCGTAACCTCCCTCTGCTTCGTCGGATCCAAATCGCTCTCTCATGTCCTGTCATGCATCGAACGGAGTAAAGATCGCCTTCTGGCCATCGGCACAGATTCTCAACACGCCCGCCGCCAAATCATTACCTCCGTCATGGACTACTGGGTCGACCAGCCCGGTATTGccatcaacatcatcgacAAGCTGCTTAACTACACCATACTCAGCCCGCTCTCCGTCCTTGAATGGGCCCTCACTGAGTCTGTCGCGGCAGGGACCATCCTTTCAAAGCCCCATGTCTTCGAGATGATCTCCGCCACCGTCGGCAAGGTCACTAACCGCATGCGCCAGATCGTCGCGGCCCGCGCCCAGCCCGGCCTCTACGAGCCCCAGCTTAGCGTCATCGACGATACTCTCGTTCGTGAGCGCGCAGACATGCAAGCCCTCTTCAAGTACATCGAGGATTCAATCGTATCCGTCGCTGCTGGAAGCAACGACGAACAGATGGAGCGCGGTGATGGCAGCGGCACTCTGCCCGAGGACGCCATTATCCGCCAGTGGGGCCGTCGCTGGCTCCGCGTGTTCCGGAGAAAGGCTGCCGTCGAGGAATCCTTCATCTCGGATGCCCTGGTTAATGCTACTCCTCTCGGCACCCAGGCCCCGCCTATTTCTGAGCGGGAAGATGCTGCGGATGGAGATTTGGATATTGCCGATGCCGATGCGCAATAGAGCTGTCACATTTATCATGGATACCATCACGGTTAGGTATCAGCTTATGCATGCTGCGTTCTCGCACTTGATCTCTTTGCACTGTTTCATTAAATGACTTATGTCCCggagagcttttttttttccatgcctttcccccctttttttcccctgtCTTTCTTCTGTACTGCACACTTTGACCCCGGGTCTTCGTATTCGGAGAAGGCCGACAGAAATTATGAAAATCTCTCTCCGATTATTCTAAGTAAACATCGATTCTTTTCGAGACGTAATTGATCTGCGCCTTGCCGACCTACATGATGAAGTTGTACAGAAAAAATAAGCTAGGAAAACTCCCCAGGACCCTGTTGATTCACTCGTGCAATCCTGGCACGAGGATATCCCAAGTCCAAGATACAAATGAAAAGTCATGAATCGTGTACATCTTGATAAACCctaaagaaaaagaacaggaagaaaggagaagtAGAAAACGTATGGGGAAAGGGATCCAACTGGAAGTCGGATTCCCTTCCCGCATACAGCGCATTTCTCGTGACGTCCGGGAGAAAAATGAAACAAATTGAACATGAAAAGGTAATTAGCAATGGGAATCAGCTAGCAAAAAGACCAGGGATATCAAAAAGGGGCGTGCAGAATACAAAGAAGCATAaaaagtggaagaagaaacccatcccccccccccaagacCAAATCAATGCCTATGACCATGACCATGACCCTGGCCATGTCCCTGTCCATGAACATGAGACCTGCGGTCAATATAACAAGGCTCTCCGTCATCGCCATCGCTGCTAGAAGCATTATAAACGGAGAAACCATCCTCAAAGCTCTCG
Proteins encoded:
- a CDS encoding snRNA cap binding complex subunit (Gcr3), putative encodes the protein MAETDRRNQGYRGGRKRRYRDDDEFDRRPQRRRYEEPLFVQVRRQLLTIAESAARRAEDDVQGIAKTVTDNYDDEEIRRDFINIALDLVLEQPMKIPFIAGTVLVAHSFKPELGTEVLSKAAEALQKYIEIGAWREVKLLIRFLGILQPVYEGDGIFPLLEELFARAVDLQTASSEDLLGLELVKIIQFTIPYVMLSPATGFEAQASALLEKTDIIASTPHALVDLVNTFSPEENSEAAGQSVISLMQTQLQGEATQGWELKCLPRPWKDVRDPETDEPKSFESVTKVPFPTITVPNPVPNGARPLFPEVYLSVYANQEVDTVPAITDISSSLIRDALVDTINLLDFNRVATAKFLIDIDCYFTPTTFVKRATPFDRMREFIGELQPWKPEDVAVDAVFSQLFQLPASEHKLVYYHSVLTECCKIAPAAIAPSLGRAIRFLYNSLETMDLELSNRFLDWFAHHLSNFGFTWKWSEWTDDLDLPAIDPRMAFIYGALDKEIRLSFAQRIKGTLPDPYPKLITPGKEKDTPEFKFSSEMAPYSNEGQELMQLIRKKASDEEIQPVITAIEDQAKSQGVDDPKIPSTDAFVTSLCFVGSKSLSHVLSCIERSKDRLLAIGTDSQHARRQIITSVMDYWVDQPGIAINIIDKLLNYTILSPLSVLEWALTESVAAGTILSKPHVFEMISATVGKVTNRMRQIVAARAQPGLYEPQLSVIDDTLVRERADMQALFKYIEDSIVSVAAGSNDEQMERGDGSGTLPEDAIIRQWGRRWLRVFRRKAAVEESFISDALVNATPLGTQAPPISEREDAADGDLDIADADAQ